ACCTAGTaactaaaagattacaacaacaTATAACCAAAAAATATGTATaagtggatttttccttaaattgataaaaaagtatttattaaaaaccaTCAGAAAGCATTATTTGAAATGTAGATAAACTAGAGTCCTTCCCAGTATGATCAGGTACAAAACAAGGATCCTCACTATTAccaatattttttcacattttattggATATCCTAGCaataggaataagagaagaaaaaagaagaaatcaggaTAGGGAAAGAGGTgataaaactatttctttttacagatggtgTGATGATATTCTTGGAAAATCACAAAGATATAActaaaaagtacaaaaaataaatccacataaatcatcaggatTCTGAGAGTTACCAATATCTTCCACCACttagcaagataaggtcaaaatagatacatgacataaatataaaaatatattacaacAAAAGTTGAGGAACATGGAACACATAACTTATCAGATATATGGATAggtgaagaatttatgaataaactaGAGATAACacaatgaaatgtaaaatggataacttagattacattaaattaaaaagtgtttgtacaaatcaaacaaatgtagccaagatcggaaggaaagcagaaaattaggaaaaaaatagacagtTTTACAGAAAAATCATTTCATATGTGAAATAAGAACTGTGTagaatctataagaatatgagtcattccccaattgataaatgggcaaTGGACATTAATCAGCAATTTtccaataaaaaaatgaaaaacaatttatagtcatatcacaaaattctctaaattattattgtttagggaaatgaaaattaaaacaaccttgagctaacattttatacctatcagattggctaaaatgttagaagggaaagtgacaaatgttagaggggatgtagAAAATTTGGGACACTAATTTATTGTTGGTGGGATTGTAAACTGATCTAACGATTTTTGAGAGTAATTCGGAGTTAtgcccaaagagataataaaatctctataccctttgacctagcaatattaCCAgaaggtctatttccaaagatgattagggaaaaaaggaaagaacctatatgttctaaaatatttgtagcagctctctttgtcatggaaaagaactagaaattgcaaagTTGGCCATTAATTTGCATATGGCTGAACGAATTGTGGTagatgattgtgatagaatactactgtgctataaaaaatgataagctTGATGATCTTGGAAAAACATGGATTGATTtggacaaaataatgaagagtgaaatgagtagaatcaagggaacactgtatacagtaacagcaatattgttttaagaacaactttgagcaaataagtacTTCTATTATGAAGACTCAAATTAAAGTTCTTAAAGGACACCCATGGTCACATAAATGAACATATAAATGCCATAAATGtataaatgaatagatagatggatggctagatagataaataaatgggcacataaatgcaaattaatataACTGTAAATGATCACTTTTGGTGAAAAAGATTGAGACTTCTGATTTTATCAGTGAAGGGAATTCCCAGTAAGTGATCAATATGTAGTATAATACACATTGAGAATTTTCCTACAGTTGGCCGGGGCACTGAGTGGGTAGGTGACATGCAAAGCATCCAAAACCAGCCTGTATCAGGGGCAGGACTTAAATGTATGTTTTCTTAGCACCAAGGTCAGGTTttttatccaaatggaaaaattAAGCATAGATGGAAATGTGAGGAAACAAAAATGATAATGCAATGTTGGCAGGGTTGTAAATTGGTCTGATCATTTTGGAAGACAGTATTGTTTtcccatgttgcaaaaaaattatagcatcactgtgtggaaaggaaaaaaaaaagtagaagcaaACCATGTGGAGGAGttctggggcggagccaagatggcagctggaaagcaggaactagcatgagctccccaccaagtccctccaaaaacctgtaaaaaagggctctgaactaattctagaactgcagaacccacaaaacaacagagggaagcagggctccagcccaggacagcctggatggtctctgggtgaggtctatcccgcatggagctgggagcagagcagagcagaacccagcgtgagcggcatggaccaatcagaccagaaGTCAGGTgaagcatgccctagcgccctgaatcagtgagctgcagcagttaccagacttctcaacccacaaacaccaaagacaacagagaaggttagtgggaaaagctgttggagtggaaggagttcacggttaggCTACTGCTGTGGGGTAGCAGAggtgggcagctacagaagtacagctgcagttgcttccagccccaggcccacctggtgggaggaattaagtggaggatcagagcaggagtgaagagcctgttgaagatctaagtccagtccagggtgggggttcttggggaaggagtaatgctggtgtggcagagctggcacatccccccaagtatggaacatagttctctaaactctacaagcagtgctaccccactgaaaaactcaagggtcaagttagttggctgggaatatggccaggcagtgaaaacacacccagataaagtctcagactttggattccttctttggtgacaaagaagactaaaacatacagacagaagaagttaacaaagttaaagagcctacaacaaaagcctccaagaaaaacatgaacagatctcaggccatggaggaactcaaaaaggatttggaaaagcaagttaaagaagtagaggaaaaattgggaagagaaatgagaaggatgcgagaaaaccatgaaaaacaagtcaatgacttgctaaaggagacccaaaaaaatactgaaaaatatattgaataaaacaacaccttaaaaaatagactaactcaaatggcaaaagagctccaaaaagccaatgaggagaagaatgccttgaaaggcagaattagccaaatggaaaaggaggtccaaaagatcactgaagaaaatactagcttaaaatttagattggagcaagtggaaggtagtgactttatgagaaatcaagatattataaaacggaaccaaaggaatgaaaaaatggaagacaatgtgaaatatctccttggaaaaaccactgacctggaaaatagatccaggagagataatttaaaaattattggactacttgaaagccatgatcaaaaaaagatcctagatatcatctttcaagaaattatcaaggagaactgccttgatactctagagccaaagggcaaaatagaaattgaaagaatccatctatcacctcctcaaatagatcccaaaaagaaatctcctaggaatattgtcgccaatttccagagctcccagatcaaggagaaaatacttcaagcagccagaaagaaacaatttgagtattgtggaaacccagtcggaataacccaagatctggcagcttctacatgaagagattgaagggcttggaatacgatattccggaggtcaatggagctaggattaaaacaaagaatcacctacctagcaaaactgagtatcatgctccaaggcaaaatatggattttcagtaaaatagaggactttcaagctttctcagtgaaaagaccagagctgaatagaaagtttgactttcaaacacaagaatcaagagaagcatgaaaaggtaatcaagaaaaagaacaagaaaaagaaattgcaagggacttgctaaagttgaactgttttgtttacattcctacatggtaggatgatgtgtatgattcatgagacctcagtattagggtagctgaagggaatatgcatatatacatatatatatgtttatgtatatatatatatatatgtatgtataagtgaatgtgtatgtatgtgtatatatatatgtatacatatacatatatatacatatatatatatatatagagagagagagagagagagagagagagagagcggacacggtgagttgaagatgaagggaagatatctaaaagaaataaaatcaaattaagggatgagagaggaatatattgagagagggagatagggagaggtagaatggggtaaattatctcacataaaagtggcaagaaaaagcagttctgtaggaagagaagagaaggcacgtgagggggaaatgagtgaatcttgctctcatcagatttgacctaaggagggaataccatacatactcaattgggtatcttactccacaggaaagaagaaggaagaagattaaaaaaagggtgaatgatagaagggagggcagatgggggtggaggtaatcaaaaacaaacactttcaaaaggggacagggtcaagggaggaaattcaataaagggggataggttaggaaggagcaaagtatagttagtctttcacaacgtgagtattgtggaaggggtatatataatgatacacatgtggcctatgttgaattgcttgacttcttagggagggtgggtgggaagggaagaggggagagaatttggaactcaaagttttaaaaacagatattcaaaaacaaacaaaaaaaattttgcatgccactagaaaataagatacacaggcaatgaggcatagtaatttatcttgccctacaagaaaggaagggaaaaggggatgggaggggagtggggtgacagaagggaaggctaactggggaacaaggcaaacagaatatacgccatcttggattgggggggagagggtagaaatggggagaaagtttgtaattcaaacacttgtgaaaatcaatgctgaaaactaaacatattaaataaataaataaaaaagaagcaaaccATGTGTCCAATGTTAGAAGCCtatctgaacaaattatggcaaaTCAATCCATccaccaacaagtatttatgaaatgcctattgCCTTCATGGCTCTGTGCTAGTATGGTAATATAATTGCATTGTAATgacaacaaataaaaagaattgaaggaaacagaaagacttAAAGGAAATGATACAGAATAAGGCAAAAGATCCAAAGATAATATATACCAATCATAATATTAAAGAGCAACaacactattttaaaataaaagactaaTCATTAGTATAACCTCATTAAAATTACAATTATACCTCCTCAAACTCTGCACCTCACTCTCTCTGATTCAAGGTTAATGATAATTTACTCAGTCATTTAAACAAGTCTTTGTAACAAGTCTTGTAGGTGGAgcttctggataatggacaatgctcttgtgctttcccagtcatcaattgagtaaaacaaggctgtgtgtttgctcccatactttttagcatgatgttagCCAAGTTGTCAAACACTTTCAATGTGGGCAAACAGCATCAAGGTCTGCTCTTGAaatgatggtaaattcttcaacttgaaaagactacaagcgtttgttcataattttttttgtttacagatgattgtgcactcattGTAGCCTCTGAAGCTCAGATTCAAAAAAGCCTAGATTCATTCTCTGCTGCTTGGggtaattttggcctaacaattaacaccaagaatgcacaggtgttccatcagccagcaccatatcatccatacatggaaccattggttacagcaaatggcgAAGTTTTCCGTGCTGTGGATAAGTTCCCTTGCTTTGGCAGCATACTTTTTAGGGATGCACACATTGATAGTGAGGTTGACACATACACTGTCAGAGCTAGCTTGGAGTTTAGAGGTGCCAAAGgagagtgtgggagagaagaggtattagactgactaccaaactgaaggtctacagagttgtgctgacttcattgttttaTGCATATGGAACCtgaacagtataccagtgccatgccagaaaattgcatcacttccatttgaattgtcttaggtcgATTCTGAAGAcaacctggcaggataagataccaaacACTGAGGTATTTTCTTGAACTAAACAGCCAAGCATTCAATCTCTGCTCGAAAGAGCGTAACACTTATGAGCTGGAAATattgtttgaatgtcaaacataCACTTGCTGAAAAGAGCATTTTATAGAAAAcgcacacagggcaagcactcacatggtggtcagaagacgTAATATGAGGACACTCTCaaatctctcttaagaactttggaattgattgtgtgacatgggagtcACTGGCAGAGGATCACCTAGCGTGATGttccctcatcagagaaggtgctgagtgtgaaaagaaatgcaatatgtacaaatttagagaatctgccCCAAATATTCGCTTGGacaatttgtgcccaacctgtggtagaacattctgagcttgtacTGGTCTAATCAGCCATAGTAAGATGTGCTGTAACTTGACGCTAACATAGTGGTATcaatttggtcttctttgagaatgaaggacaacaatcaaccaaccagcCTGGCACATACAAGTTGCTTGTTGGCTTACTGACGGAGAACCAAACGCAAAGAATAATTTTTGAATGAAGACCCAAGATAAGGAATATAAATACCTGAGTGTCTGAAATATCATCTTTAGTTTGGAAATAATTTAGTTAGGATGACTGCCACTATAATTTGAGGAGTTCTACAAAATGCCCGATGTGAGAACAATCCTGTCAGAAATGAATGATAGATATAAAGACAATATTCCAATACCCCCACTTACTTCTGAGCTTGTCTCTCCCTTCTTGATTCACTATTTTCCATTACAAACACTTTAgtacctcttttctcttttgctgaGTTTTCTCAGACATGGCCAGGGAAGCTAGTAGTCAATGCATTCCACACTCTCTCCCTGATACGCTTTGTCTTCAGGCCATAGATAAGAGGGTTCAGCATAGGAGGGATGACTAGGTAGAAATCAGCCAGCAGCACCTCTGTGTGCAAGGGCACTACATGCTGCCCTGACCAGGCCACATAGATGGACAAAATGCCTGGCAAGTAGTAGAGGACCATGACACTCACATGCGAACCACATGTGCTTAGTGCTTTCATCCGTGCATCTGGAGAGGGGAGCCTGAACACAGCCTGGAGGATCAGACTGTAGGAAATAGCAATGAAGATCACATCAATCCCTACAATGATGAAGGAAATAATCAAACTATAAAGACTGCTGGGCATGTGATCAGCACATGCCAACTTGGCCACAGCCATGTGTTCACAGTAGGAATGGGGGACCACATGGGAGGCACAGTATGGCAGATGGACCACCATCCAGGTCATTGGAGTCATAGCTGTGATAGCTCTTGCTATGATGGTCAGGCCCATTCCTACCATGGTCCGTGGTGTGAGGATGGTTTGGTAATGCAGAGGTTTACAGATGGCTATATAGCGGTCAAAGGCCATGGCCAGGAGTAACCCTGTTTCTATCGCTGTGGTGGCATGGACGATGTACATCTGGGTGAAGCAGGCAGCAAAGCCAATGACACCATTGCCTGACCAGAAGATGTTCAACATCTTTGGGGTCACAGAGGTCGACATGACAATGTCCACAGCAGCTAGGACACACAGGAAATGATACATGGGCTCATGCAGGGCACTGTCTGTCCATATCACAGTCACAATGATTATATTTCCTAATAGAACTACAGAGTACATGGCACTCAGTGGGACTCCCAGCCAAATGTGAGCTGTCTCCAGCCCTGGGACACCCAGAAGGATGAAAGTAGCTGTATTCAGTAATGTGTGGTTGGAGGAGGAGCCCAGCATCCTAGCAGAGACTTCTTCCCTGCAGACAAAGCCACAAAAGTGATCAGAGGCCAGAGGTCAGGGGCCCTAGGCTGCTAATTTTAATGAGTTACCAAAGTCTAAATGCGGTTTTTGACAAGAAATATTTCTCTTACACATCCAGGAGACACTGGCCTATTTCTATTTGACTGTTCTGGTATTTCTTCTTCAAATAGGGCATATAGATGACCATTAAACCATAAAGGCAATAGAGGAACACCATCCCCCACACAGGGTTCATTAATCCTGAGCTTTTTAAATTGAATATATGTATTTCACCAGGGTTTGTTCATTTCTGTTCACAGTCTCCGTCTTTTTGCCTCCGTCTCcatgtctctgtccctgtctctgtctctctctctctttgtctgtctgtctgtctgtctgtctctctctctctctctctctctctctctgccatccctctctccttgcctctttctcatcttctcaTCTTCCTTTCACTCCACctgcctgggtctcagtttcctcaagtctAAAATGAAGGGAGTAGACTCAATGTGTTCTAAGGTCGCTTTTAGCTATAAATACATGATCCTATGAAACTCCTTTGAAAACCTCACAGGATATAATTGTGAATGTTTATTATGGTtatataaatcattttatttataacatAATTAATCATTCATTATAGAATCTCAAAACAAGAATCTTGTTAGGACCTACAAAACCAGAGTCTGGCAGACAGAAACATGACTTTTTAGAGACGTATGTTTCTCTCTTATGAGAAGGTAGTGACTCCAAAAACAGAGAACCAGCCCACATTCCTCACATAAAATTCAGTGCAAAGAAGTCAACCGATATTAACTGACAGCTTACTACATGTCAGGTAGGCAAAGTGTGAGgtagtagggatacaaaaacacaaataagTTAAGCCTCTGCCCTGGAGAAGTATATAAGGAGAAAAAACATTTCAACTGTGGGACTTTCTCTGAATTAACTATAATCTAATGCTCCCCCTTGGGGTCCTCGTTTGCTGTGACTGCGCCTGGCATAGCAAGCTGCAGACAGACAGTCCATAACTGGTCCTCAGAGCAGGACTGAATGCTTCTGTGGCAGGGCTTTCTAAACTTGAAGAGGGGATGCATGGTAGAAGGGGAGGGTGGCACAGAGCATGGGCTAGTGTGTAGAGCATGAGGCCAGAAGAGCAGCAGGCATGGAGTTTTTAATgatggctctgccacttacagagaaattgagtgaccctggacaagtcaccttatTGCATAAATTGACTCTTTCTTCATATATAGCATGAGGAAGCTAGAACTGGAATGGCTATGAGAAATCTTCCAGTCTAACATTTTAGACTTTCTATTCCCCTCAGCCACTTGGCTGAGCTCTTGTTCCTCCCCAAATGAGTTCAGCAGCAGTTGTTTCAATAAATTTCACTCACCCCATCCTGaacttgccttctcttctccttgagGTATTACTTTGGAAAAAGGTCCATTTAGATGAGTACAGTAGCCAGTATGTagataaaaagaaggaaggaagaagtgaaggaagggaagaagagaggaagggaagaaggaagttagaaagaaaggaaggaaggggggagggagcaaggaagtaagaggggaaaggaggaagggtgaAGCAttaataaacacctactatataccaggcactgtgctaaatatcaTGTCATTAATCATCACAATAGCACTGTGAAGTATGTGTTAACATTGT
This Trichosurus vulpecula isolate mTriVul1 chromosome 2, mTriVul1.pri, whole genome shotgun sequence DNA region includes the following protein-coding sequences:
- the LOC118836634 gene encoding olfactory receptor 52I2-like, with amino-acid sequence MLGSSSNHTLLNTATFILLGVPGLETAHIWLGVPLSAMYSVVLLGNIIIVTVIWTDSALHEPMYHFLCVLAAVDIVMSTSVTPKMLNIFWSGNGVIGFAACFTQMYIVHATTAIETGLLLAMAFDRYIAICKPLHYQTILTPRTMVGMGLTIIARAITAMTPMTWMVVHLPYCASHVVPHSYCEHMAVAKLACADHMPSSLYSLIISFIIVGIDVIFIAISYSLILQAVFRLPSPDARMKALSTCGSHVSVMVLYYLPGILSIYVAWSGQHVVPLHTEVLLADFYLVIPPMLNPLIYGLKTKRIRERVWNALTTSFPGHV